The Pseudonocardia broussonetiae DNA segment TCGGCGGGCAGGTAGCGGTTGGTGAACCCGGCGTCCTTGTAGTCGAGTGTGCCGTCGCCGCGGTGGGCGAGGGTGAGCCGTCGCCAGAAGTCGACGACCGTGCGCACCTCCTCGATCCGCTCGTCGCGCCGCAGCTTCCCCATCTGGATGAGGCACTCGCGCCCGGTCAGGTAGTGGTAGCCGACCATCCAGATCCACAGCGGGCTCACCATCCCGGGCTGCCCGCGAAGCCGCTTCCCGATCTCCTGCGCGGGCATCGCCGCGTCGATCACGGCGACGCGCTCGGCGTAGGTGTGGAAGTCGTCGATCACCGACAGCGTCATGTACGGCAGCATCGGGAACAGCTCGGAGGTGAAGCCCGAGCGCCGCGTGATCTCCGGCTTGAAGGCGCGGCCCATGTGCTGGACGAGGTCGTCCAGGCGGTCGTCCGTGAGCTCCTCGGCGAGGAGCCGGTCGAGCGCCTCCGGCCCGACGGTGACGTCGAACGGCTTCACCGCGATCTCGTCGCCGACGCGGCGGACGTAGGCCCACCACGCCGCGGAGACGTCCTCGTCGGGCGTCGCGGCCGCGGGGGCGTCGGCGCCGGTGCGGACGACACCGGCACCGTCGACGATGTCCAGGGTGACCTCGGTGCCGTCGGCAAGCTCCTCGGTCAGGTCGGCCCCGACCAGACAGGGCACCTCGAACTCGCGCGAGGCGATAGCGAGATGGCTGCGCAGCGTGCCGTCACGGGCGACGATGCCGCCCAGGCGCCCGAGGATCGGCGACAGGAACGTCGTGCCGCCGGAGGAGACGACGGCGATCGTCGCCTCGAGGTCGGAGTCGATGGACGCGATGACGTCCTGCGGCGACCGGAAGTGCCGGACGGCACCCGTGACCCGGCCGAAGGTGTACGAGGGGACGCCCTTGCCGATGACGGCCACGTCATCCTCCGATCGGCCGGAAGCAGCTGTCCCGGTCCTGT contains these protein-coding regions:
- a CDS encoding PEP-utilizing enzyme; the protein is MAVIGKGVPSYTFGRVTGAVRHFRSPQDVIASIDSDLEATIAVVSSGGTTFLSPILGRLGGIVARDGTLRSHLAIASREFEVPCLVGADLTEELADGTEVTLDIVDGAGVVRTGADAPAAATPDEDVSAAWWAYVRRVGDEIAVKPFDVTVGPEALDRLLAEELTDDRLDDLVQHMGRAFKPEITRRSGFTSELFPMLPYMTLSVIDDFHTYAERVAVIDAAMPAQEIGKRLRGQPGMVSPLWIWMVGYHYLTGRECLIQMGKLRRDERIEEVRTVVDFWRRLTLAHRGDGTLDYKDAGFTNRYLPADVVDDLVAQGSTVDAASSKALKRLNATVSGYSFLYFCDSRVGICDSGPYPRRDGRHTIVRDYLSLGPSAWAYPWAEALTPPYGGLTLALTFDPAAFTEFEINDWGTTFTEPDQLLSAVTEATVVGRRADGSSEVLGPERWAEVLADTSRAHMELYQGFADMGREERIFAATRMYTSGLRPFAALAGVTDQIDWAFSPDTTALYPDPFDDDTAAATVFGTAVVANDLPGSFSPTR